CCGATGAAATTGATGTCAAGGCAAAATCCCTTGTAAGGAAACCAAAGAATGTAAAGCCAGGGTATAAAAAGAAAATGAAATATAAAATGGAGCAAATCAAAAAGAAAGAAAGAAGAAAGAAAAACAGAAACAAGTAAGCCATATGAAGTGATTCATTTTCACACATTCGATAAAATGGAGAAAGAAATTTTCTTAGGAGTTGAGGAGAATGGTCAAGATTGGATCCCACGTATCAATGAGCGGCAAGAAGATGCTGCTGGCTTCAAGTGAGGAAGCTGTATCTTATGGTGCAAATACATTTATGATTTATACAGGAGCACCTCAAAACACAAGAAGAAAAAAGATTGAGGACTTAAATATTGAAGCCGGGCTTCAACATATGAAGGAAAACAATATTGATGAGATTGTTGTACATGCACCCTATATTATCAATATCGGGAATACAACCAATCCGGCGACCTTTGAGTTGGGCGTTAATTTTCTAAGGTCCGAAATTGATCGCACTGAAGCACTCGGCGCAAACCAGATTGTCCTTCACCCCGGGGCCCATGTAGGTGCCGGAGCAGATAAAGGAATCGCCAAGATCATCGAAGGTCTGAATGAGGTACTGACGAAAGATCATACAGCCCAGATCGCGCTGGAAACAATGGCAGGGAAAGGATCTGAATGCGGGAGGTCCTTTGAAGAACTCGCTCAAATCATTGAGGGAGTGGAATTGAATGACAGATTATCGATCTGTTTCGATACATGCCACACCCATGATGCAGGGTATAATATTGTCGAAGACTTCGATGGGGTATTGGAAGATTTCGATAAGATCATTGGAATCGAGCGGCTCAAGGTCCTTCACATAAATGACAGCAAGAATCCAACCGGCGCAAGGAAAGACCGTCATGAAAATATCGGATTCGGTCATATCGGATTCAAAGCACTGAATTACATCGTTCATCATCCACAGTTGTCAGATGTGCCGAAGATCCTTGAAACCCCTTATGTAGGAGAAGATAAAAAGAACAAGAAGGCTCCTTATAAATTTGAGATCGATATGCTTCGGAGTCAACGATTTGATGAAGACGTATTAACAAAGATCGAGGGGCAGTAATGTGGCAGGAGGCTTCTTCAAAGGAAGAAGCCTCCTGTTTAATAAGTATCTATCTGATCAGCTGCATGAAAAGCTGATTGATTTCCTTCGCTTTTGCAGGGCCGATCTCTTTTGCGAGCTCTTTCACCAAT
This Bacillus sp. Marseille-Q1617 DNA region includes the following protein-coding sequences:
- a CDS encoding deoxyribonuclease IV; translation: MVKIGSHVSMSGKKMLLASSEEAVSYGANTFMIYTGAPQNTRRKKIEDLNIEAGLQHMKENNIDEIVVHAPYIINIGNTTNPATFELGVNFLRSEIDRTEALGANQIVLHPGAHVGAGADKGIAKIIEGLNEVLTKDHTAQIALETMAGKGSECGRSFEELAQIIEGVELNDRLSICFDTCHTHDAGYNIVEDFDGVLEDFDKIIGIERLKVLHINDSKNPTGARKDRHENIGFGHIGFKALNYIVHHPQLSDVPKILETPYVGEDKKNKKAPYKFEIDMLRSQRFDEDVLTKIEGQ